In a single window of the Renibacterium salmoninarum ATCC 33209 genome:
- a CDS encoding enoyl-CoA hydratase/isomerase family protein, translating to MSDSVAEPQAEILFERRGHLGVVILNRPKAGNALNVAMTEAMLGQLQLWAVDDAVQTVLVYGNGDRGLCAGGDITAIYNDIPAGGAETANFWQIEYQLNALISHYPKPYVPFMDGLVLGGGVGISAHGNVRVVTERTRCGMPETTIGFVPDVGGTLLLSRAPGETGTHAALTGAHLTGSDALFLGLADHFVRSENLPALAAALENEAAAEAVGRFSEPAQASELAAQQDWIDAAYASDDAEQIVRNLREIGSEFVVTIEAKSPTAVKVTLASLRRAAKLATLEEVLSQEYRVGLRFVTGTEMREGVRAQVIDKDRNPQWNPATLAEVSVADVEKYFEPLNTLPESKRELGLQSLDLQREDAS from the coding sequence ATGTCAGATTCGGTGGCTGAGCCGCAAGCCGAGATTCTTTTTGAACGACGAGGTCATCTTGGCGTCGTGATTTTGAATCGGCCTAAAGCGGGCAACGCGCTCAATGTGGCAATGACTGAGGCAATGTTGGGTCAATTGCAGCTATGGGCGGTTGACGACGCCGTGCAGACAGTGCTGGTTTACGGCAACGGCGACCGGGGACTCTGTGCTGGTGGTGACATCACTGCGATCTACAACGACATTCCGGCCGGTGGTGCGGAAACCGCTAACTTCTGGCAAATCGAATATCAGCTGAACGCCTTGATTTCGCATTACCCCAAGCCGTATGTGCCCTTTATGGACGGTCTCGTATTGGGTGGTGGCGTTGGTATTTCCGCGCACGGGAACGTCCGAGTGGTCACTGAACGGACTCGCTGCGGAATGCCGGAGACCACCATTGGTTTCGTGCCCGACGTCGGCGGTACCTTATTGCTCTCGCGTGCGCCCGGCGAGACTGGTACGCACGCCGCGCTGACCGGTGCGCATCTGACTGGCTCGGACGCGTTGTTCTTAGGGTTGGCCGATCATTTTGTTCGCTCAGAAAATCTGCCCGCGCTCGCCGCCGCGCTGGAAAACGAAGCTGCAGCAGAGGCCGTCGGTCGTTTTTCGGAACCGGCGCAGGCTTCAGAACTGGCAGCGCAACAAGACTGGATCGATGCGGCTTACGCATCGGATGATGCGGAACAGATAGTACGCAATTTGCGCGAAATCGGTTCCGAGTTTGTGGTAACGATCGAAGCGAAATCGCCGACGGCGGTCAAAGTGACGCTGGCATCGCTACGTCGCGCCGCAAAATTAGCGACCTTGGAAGAGGTGCTTAGCCAGGAATATCGAGTGGGCCTCCGGTTCGTCACCGGCACCGAAATGCGTGAAGGCGTGCGTGCGCAGGTGATTGACAAGGATCGCAACCCGCAGTGGAATCCGGCCACACTTGCCGAGGTGAGCGTGGCCGATGTTGAGAAGTATTTTGAGCCGTTGAACACGCTGCCGGAGAGTAAGCGAGAACTGGGTTTGCAGAGTTTGGATTTGCAGAGGGAGGACGCATCATGA
- a CDS encoding CoA-acylating methylmalonate-semialdehyde dehydrogenase translates to MVRELSHYVGGQHVAGTSGRFSDVFNPCTGEVQARLPLASKAETTSVIDNAAQAQLGWAATNPQRRARILLKFVDLVNQNMDELAELLSSEHGKTFPDAKGDIQRGIEVVEFCAAAPHLLKGEFSDSVGTGIDVHSLRQPLGVVAGITPFNFPAMIPLWKAGPALAAGNAFILKPSERDPSVPLRLAELFTEAGMPDGVFNVLNGDKEAVDGLLEDDRVRAVGVVGSTPIAQSIYASAAAHGKRAQCFGGAKNHMVIMPDADLDMVVDALIGSAFGSAGERCMAISVAVPVGQENADALVAKLQERIKDLKVGPSMDPSSDFGPVVAQSAKDRIEDYIQVGVDEGASLLADGRGWTVAGHEGGFWVGPTLFDNVTTSMRIYKEEIFGPVLCVIRADNYEEALRLPSEHEFGNGVAIFTRDGDAARDFASRVQVGMVGINVPIPVPIAYYTFGGWKASGFGDLNQHGADAFRFYTKTKTVTTRWPSGIRQGSSFIMPEGS, encoded by the coding sequence ATGGTGCGCGAACTTTCACACTACGTCGGCGGCCAGCACGTCGCAGGTACTTCAGGCCGTTTTAGCGATGTTTTCAATCCCTGCACTGGTGAGGTCCAGGCGCGACTGCCGCTCGCGAGCAAAGCAGAGACGACGTCGGTCATCGACAACGCTGCGCAAGCTCAACTCGGTTGGGCGGCTACCAACCCGCAGCGCCGCGCGCGAATCTTGCTCAAATTCGTCGACCTAGTCAACCAAAACATGGACGAGCTCGCCGAGCTGCTTTCCAGCGAACATGGTAAGACTTTCCCCGACGCCAAGGGCGATATTCAGCGTGGTATTGAGGTTGTAGAGTTCTGCGCAGCGGCCCCGCACTTACTCAAAGGTGAGTTCTCAGACAGTGTTGGCACCGGGATCGATGTGCACTCGCTGCGACAACCACTTGGCGTAGTTGCTGGGATTACCCCGTTCAACTTTCCGGCAATGATTCCGCTCTGGAAAGCTGGCCCAGCACTTGCCGCGGGAAATGCCTTCATCTTGAAGCCCTCCGAGCGCGACCCCTCTGTACCACTTCGCTTGGCTGAACTTTTCACGGAGGCCGGAATGCCGGACGGCGTGTTCAATGTGCTCAACGGCGACAAAGAGGCAGTAGACGGCTTGCTTGAAGACGATCGCGTGCGCGCCGTCGGCGTCGTAGGTTCTACACCCATCGCGCAGAGCATCTACGCCTCTGCTGCCGCACACGGCAAGCGCGCTCAGTGCTTTGGTGGCGCGAAGAACCACATGGTGATCATGCCCGATGCAGACCTGGACATGGTTGTTGATGCCCTGATCGGATCAGCATTTGGCTCCGCTGGTGAGCGTTGTATGGCCATTTCGGTTGCGGTTCCGGTGGGCCAAGAGAACGCCGATGCACTGGTGGCAAAACTCCAAGAGCGAATCAAGGACCTCAAGGTCGGTCCGAGCATGGACCCGTCCTCCGACTTTGGCCCGGTAGTAGCGCAGTCCGCAAAGGACCGGATTGAAGACTACATCCAGGTTGGCGTTGACGAAGGTGCATCGCTATTGGCCGATGGTCGCGGCTGGACCGTGGCAGGTCATGAAGGCGGCTTCTGGGTCGGTCCAACACTTTTCGACAATGTGACCACCTCAATGCGGATCTATAAAGAAGAAATCTTCGGACCGGTGCTGTGTGTTATTCGCGCGGATAACTACGAAGAAGCATTGCGGTTGCCCAGCGAACACGAATTTGGCAACGGTGTGGCAATCTTTACGCGCGACGGCGACGCCGCCCGCGACTTCGCCAGCCGAGTCCAAGTGGGCATGGTGGGCATCAACGTGCCCATCCCGGTTCCGATCGCTTATTACACCTTTGGCGGCTGGAAGGCTTCTGGCTTTGGCGATCTGAATCAACACGGCGCGGATGCGTTCCGGTTCTACACCAAGACCAAAACAGTCACCACCCGCTGGCCGTCCGGAATTAGGCAAGGTTCAAGTTTCATCATGCCGGAAGGCAGCTAA
- a CDS encoding helix-turn-helix domain-containing protein — protein MGFGQWRTALRLRAALAHLAEGSSVSQASARVGYSSTSAFIAAFRKVTGQTPGSYFSQFTGAGLDLDGSA, from the coding sequence ATGGGCTTTGGCCAATGGCGCACCGCCTTGCGGCTCCGAGCAGCCTTGGCGCACTTAGCTGAAGGCAGCTCGGTAAGCCAGGCGTCCGCGCGAGTTGGTTACTCCTCGACGAGCGCTTTTATTGCCGCGTTCAGAAAAGTCACCGGGCAAACTCCCGGCTCGTACTTTTCGCAATTTACTGGCGCTGGGCTTGATTTGGACGGTTCTGCCTAG
- a CDS encoding AraC family ligand binding domain-containing protein, with translation MSNSQTAIALEAFDLAAGDRFDEHVHEVAQLAWVREGVLMVSVADKHWMLPPSLALWIPAGVWHTTTSIRTGTMQGIYLEARGGLGDWHEPTVVSVSTLLRELIDHLCSDLNVGQRRRAEALIPDLLQPVKTLSIDLPMPADQRAKTWRRRCWRILRISVIWPLGGVRLARVVARFREFSTSRPEWALANGAPPCGSEQPWRT, from the coding sequence TTGAGTAACAGCCAAACGGCTATTGCGCTCGAAGCTTTCGACTTAGCCGCGGGGGATCGGTTCGACGAGCATGTGCACGAGGTTGCACAGCTTGCTTGGGTGCGCGAGGGCGTCTTGATGGTTTCTGTCGCCGACAAGCACTGGATGCTGCCGCCGAGCCTGGCTCTGTGGATTCCTGCGGGAGTCTGGCACACCACGACGTCGATTCGAACTGGCACTATGCAAGGAATCTATCTAGAGGCGCGGGGTGGTTTGGGAGATTGGCATGAACCAACTGTGGTGAGCGTCTCCACCCTGCTGCGCGAGCTGATTGACCACTTGTGTTCTGATCTGAACGTGGGGCAGCGCCGTCGTGCTGAAGCTCTGATACCGGATTTACTACAACCGGTGAAAACCCTCTCGATTGACTTGCCAATGCCGGCAGATCAGCGCGCCAAAACCTGGCGAAGGCGCTGCTGGCGGATCCTTCGGATCAGCGTGATCTGGCCACTTGGGGGCGTTCGGTTGGCTCGAGTAGTCGCACGCTTTCGCGAGTTTTCCACCTCGAGACCGGAATGGGCTTTGGCCAATGGCGCACCGCCTTGCGGCTCCGAGCAGCCTTGGCGCACTTAG
- a CDS encoding LssY C-terminal domain-containing protein: MDALKNRRWSVNQLVDNLFFVFSGAAAVWLAVLVLGESFGGWSRLWFVLPFWIVLAYVALPRLHRILTNIYVPDYFMGRSRTADGLLGDPINLAICGSQTQLESAMLAAGWTKADEITLLSSWRIILSTLTRRSYHEAPVSTLTLFGRQQDFAYQQEVEDSPAKRHHVRFWRCPEGWLLPGGHHADWMAAGTFDRSVGLSLFTFQITHKIDEHIDQERDHIIDSLAQTTPGIRVEVIKDFSTGYHSRNGGGDAIQTDGDLPIIDLSSVPTAEKRSAGPGLEVAEIPGTEVAVPTLERPLPTIFGAFFGLFSAVTTIIWAVLFKQVDLTTEILKTEIGDPVELAQIVQSISTVVIVVLGVIAALQLVLAYFVWSGQNWARIMLMSVTALSTIVAVATAAQEGSKLTLSADLLNTNLLTIALQILLVLALSSEKARAFARRRRA, from the coding sequence ATGGATGCGCTGAAAAACAGGCGCTGGTCGGTTAACCAGCTGGTGGACAACCTGTTCTTCGTCTTCAGTGGGGCCGCCGCGGTGTGGCTTGCGGTACTGGTGCTGGGTGAGAGCTTTGGCGGTTGGAGCCGGCTTTGGTTTGTGCTGCCGTTTTGGATAGTGCTCGCCTATGTTGCACTTCCACGACTGCACCGAATTCTTACTAACATTTACGTGCCGGATTACTTTATGGGGCGTTCTCGAACCGCGGATGGTCTGCTTGGTGACCCCATCAACTTGGCAATTTGTGGATCGCAAACGCAGCTTGAATCAGCGATGCTCGCAGCTGGCTGGACCAAAGCAGACGAAATTACGCTGCTCAGCAGTTGGCGAATTATCCTCTCAACTTTGACCCGGCGGAGCTATCACGAAGCTCCGGTGAGTACTCTGACCTTGTTTGGCAGGCAACAGGACTTTGCCTATCAACAGGAGGTTGAAGACAGCCCAGCAAAGCGGCATCACGTGCGATTCTGGCGTTGTCCAGAGGGCTGGCTACTTCCCGGCGGGCACCACGCGGATTGGATGGCAGCTGGCACCTTCGACCGCAGCGTTGGCCTTTCGCTTTTCACCTTTCAAATCACGCACAAAATCGATGAACACATTGATCAAGAACGTGATCACATCATCGACTCACTTGCGCAAACGACGCCGGGCATCCGGGTTGAAGTCATCAAAGATTTCTCCACCGGATACCACTCCCGTAATGGTGGCGGTGATGCGATTCAGACCGACGGCGATCTGCCGATTATTGACTTGAGTTCCGTGCCCACTGCGGAAAAACGTTCAGCTGGTCCAGGCCTGGAAGTAGCCGAGATTCCGGGCACGGAAGTAGCGGTGCCAACGTTGGAACGGCCGCTTCCCACAATATTCGGCGCGTTCTTTGGACTCTTTTCCGCGGTCACCACCATCATTTGGGCGGTACTTTTCAAACAGGTTGATCTCACGACTGAGATTCTGAAAACCGAAATTGGCGACCCGGTGGAACTGGCGCAGATTGTCCAGAGCATTTCCACCGTGGTGATAGTTGTCCTCGGGGTCATCGCAGCCTTGCAATTAGTGCTGGCCTATTTTGTCTGGTCTGGCCAGAACTGGGCGCGGATCATGCTGATGTCTGTTACTGCGCTGAGCACTATCGTCGCGGTAGCAACCGCCGCGCAAGAAGGATCAAAACTTACCCTGAGTGCGGATCTACTCAACACCAATTTGCTTACCATCGCGCTGCAGATTCTGCTGGTCTTGGCACTATCAAGCGAAAAAGCCAGAGCATTCGCACGACGACGCCGGGCCTGA
- a CDS encoding phosphoribosylaminoimidazolesuccinocarboxamide synthase: MSGFLAPVVALPGWKHVYSGKVRDLYEPADGAQDRVLVVASDRISAYDYVLDTEIPDKGAILTRLSLWWFDQLEVPNHVLASTVADGVPELVAGRAMICRRLEMFPVECIARGYLTGSVLAEYRQLQSVAGLPLPAGLLDGSRLEEAIFTPSAKAEVGKHDENIDFAAVVESVGAEHAETLRSLTLDVYRRAEEIARERGIILADTKVEFGLDEAGVVTLGDEVLTPDSSRFWDAALWTPGQAQASFDKQYVRDWLTSPASGWDRTTNAPPPALPADVVERTRARYVEAYEKLTGETF; the protein is encoded by the coding sequence ATGAGCGGCTTCTTGGCTCCGGTCGTAGCCTTGCCCGGCTGGAAGCACGTGTATTCCGGCAAAGTGCGGGATCTATATGAGCCAGCGGACGGTGCTCAAGATCGAGTGCTGGTGGTAGCTAGCGACCGGATAAGCGCCTACGACTACGTTCTGGACACCGAAATTCCGGATAAGGGCGCAATCTTAACCCGGTTGAGTTTGTGGTGGTTTGACCAGCTGGAGGTGCCAAACCACGTTTTGGCCAGCACCGTGGCGGACGGTGTCCCTGAGTTGGTGGCCGGCCGAGCGATGATTTGCCGTCGGCTGGAAATGTTTCCGGTGGAATGCATTGCCAGGGGATATCTCACTGGCTCGGTGCTAGCGGAGTACCGTCAACTGCAGAGCGTGGCTGGGCTGCCGCTGCCCGCGGGTCTGCTTGATGGCTCCCGGCTCGAAGAAGCCATCTTCACCCCGTCGGCTAAGGCAGAAGTCGGTAAGCACGACGAAAATATCGATTTCGCCGCGGTCGTTGAATCAGTCGGTGCGGAACACGCCGAAACCTTGCGCTCGCTGACCCTAGACGTTTATCGTCGTGCGGAAGAAATTGCTCGCGAACGCGGAATTATCTTGGCAGATACCAAAGTCGAGTTTGGCCTGGACGAAGCCGGGGTAGTGACTTTGGGCGACGAGGTGTTGACGCCTGATTCCTCCCGGTTCTGGGATGCCGCACTCTGGACGCCGGGCCAGGCGCAGGCGAGTTTCGACAAACAATACGTTCGCGACTGGTTGACCTCACCGGCGTCGGGCTGGGACCGCACGACTAACGCGCCGCCGCCAGCTTTGCCGGCCGACGTCGTCGAACGCACCCGCGCACGCTACGTCGAGGCGTACGAGAAGCTCACCGGCGAAACTTTCTAG
- the purD gene encoding phosphoribosylamine--glycine ligase, with translation MKVLVIGSGGREHAIVRSLLSDPYVHEVHVAPGNAGIAALVPTHAIDGNDPAAVTSLAQKLEADLVVIGPEAPLVAGVSDALREAGIPVFGPSQAAAELEGSKAFAKQVMASASVPTAMARVATDSAEALEALDTFGAPYVVKDDGLAAGKGVVVTSDRDEALAHAQTCFDAGGTVVIEEFLDGPEVSLFVLSDGADVVPLAPAQDFKRIFDQDEGPNTGGMGAYTPLDWVPEGFVDEVIARVAQPTIDEMAHRGTPFVGVLYCGLALTSRGTRVIEFNARFGDPETQAVLARLRTPLGGLLLAAAKGQLADVEPLRWAEESAVAVVLAAENYPGTPRTGERIRGLKKANALDGVHVLHAGTATDDAGKVISSGGRVLAVVALGEDLVEARERAYDGIDLIQLPGGQFRRDIAAKAARGQVLAPAAASATQVPR, from the coding sequence GTGAAAGTTCTTGTTATCGGCTCCGGCGGCCGCGAACACGCCATTGTCCGTTCGTTACTCTCTGACCCTTATGTGCACGAGGTGCACGTAGCTCCCGGTAACGCAGGGATTGCGGCGCTAGTGCCCACCCACGCGATTGACGGCAACGATCCAGCTGCGGTGACCTCTCTGGCGCAAAAGCTAGAGGCCGATTTGGTAGTGATTGGTCCGGAAGCGCCACTCGTGGCGGGAGTCTCGGATGCTCTTCGCGAAGCGGGCATTCCGGTCTTCGGGCCCAGCCAAGCCGCTGCAGAGCTTGAGGGTTCCAAGGCCTTTGCCAAGCAGGTGATGGCTAGCGCTTCTGTGCCGACGGCGATGGCGCGAGTTGCTACTGACTCTGCTGAGGCCCTCGAAGCGTTGGATACCTTTGGTGCCCCGTATGTGGTCAAGGACGATGGTCTGGCCGCGGGCAAGGGTGTTGTGGTGACTAGTGACCGAGACGAAGCGCTGGCACACGCGCAAACCTGTTTCGACGCCGGTGGCACCGTGGTGATTGAAGAATTTTTGGATGGCCCAGAAGTCTCACTTTTCGTGCTTTCAGATGGTGCGGACGTCGTCCCGTTGGCACCCGCACAGGATTTCAAGCGGATCTTCGATCAAGACGAAGGTCCAAACACGGGCGGCATGGGCGCCTACACGCCTTTGGATTGGGTACCGGAAGGCTTCGTAGACGAAGTTATCGCACGAGTTGCGCAGCCAACGATCGACGAAATGGCGCACCGAGGTACCCCGTTTGTTGGTGTTTTGTACTGCGGCTTGGCCCTGACAAGTCGGGGCACTCGAGTGATTGAATTCAACGCTCGATTTGGTGATCCGGAAACGCAAGCTGTGCTGGCGCGGCTGCGCACACCCTTGGGCGGGCTGCTATTAGCGGCCGCTAAAGGCCAGCTTGCCGACGTCGAACCGCTGCGCTGGGCAGAGGAGAGCGCAGTCGCCGTAGTGCTGGCTGCGGAAAACTATCCTGGAACGCCACGCACGGGGGAACGGATTCGTGGGCTGAAGAAAGCCAATGCTCTTGATGGGGTGCACGTGCTGCACGCAGGCACCGCAACCGACGATGCCGGAAAAGTCATTAGCTCTGGCGGCCGCGTTTTGGCCGTGGTCGCTTTGGGCGAAGACCTGGTTGAAGCCCGGGAGCGGGCCTACGACGGAATTGACCTCATTCAGTTACCCGGCGGGCAGTTTCGACGAGACATCGCCGCAAAAGCAGCTCGCGGCCAAGTCTTAGCTCCTGCTGCTGCAAGCGCTACGCAGGTTCCCCGATGA
- a CDS encoding asparaginase, translating to MVNTFLAQDAVELAVVERSGFIESRHIGSVVVTAADGSVVTSLGNPTAPIYPRSTLKPFQALASMQAGAPLRGAQASMASASHVGSLEHMDLVKSMLDKAELSEEDLQCPPAWPQDSEAYQWLLRTDRGKSRLAMNCSGKHSAFLWACKENGWDLRSYLQLNHPLQQLVMTLIEEYCGETPVHVGIDGCGAPVAAISLLGLARGYGKLGGSPSDKHANARAATIATAMLDYPWTVEGRGKPNTIVMEDVGILAKLGAEGVLALGTETGVGVAVKMLDGNGRAATLVGLTALAATGAVDASSVAAVLGKVVEPILGGSDVVGQLRLGAAVSALLD from the coding sequence GTGGTCAATACCTTCCTGGCGCAAGACGCCGTAGAACTTGCCGTAGTCGAACGCAGCGGCTTTATCGAATCCCGGCACATCGGCTCGGTTGTCGTTACTGCCGCTGACGGTTCGGTGGTGACGAGCTTGGGAAATCCCACCGCTCCGATCTATCCCCGATCGACGTTGAAACCATTTCAAGCGCTGGCATCGATGCAGGCTGGCGCGCCATTACGCGGTGCTCAGGCTTCCATGGCGAGTGCGAGCCATGTGGGTTCGTTGGAACACATGGATCTGGTGAAGTCGATGTTGGACAAAGCCGAGCTCAGCGAAGAAGACCTGCAATGCCCTCCGGCCTGGCCGCAAGATTCCGAGGCTTACCAGTGGCTGCTCCGCACAGACCGAGGCAAATCACGGCTCGCGATGAATTGCTCCGGAAAACATTCCGCGTTCTTGTGGGCTTGCAAAGAAAACGGCTGGGATTTGCGTAGCTATTTGCAGCTAAACCACCCCTTACAACAACTAGTGATGACTTTGATCGAAGAATACTGCGGTGAAACTCCGGTGCACGTTGGAATCGATGGTTGTGGCGCTCCGGTAGCGGCAATCTCCTTACTTGGCCTTGCCCGCGGTTACGGCAAACTTGGCGGCTCCCCCTCAGACAAGCACGCAAACGCGCGAGCGGCGACCATCGCTACCGCGATGCTTGACTACCCGTGGACGGTGGAAGGCCGAGGTAAGCCCAACACCATCGTGATGGAAGACGTGGGCATTTTGGCCAAACTGGGTGCTGAGGGTGTGCTGGCGTTGGGCACTGAGACCGGCGTCGGCGTCGCGGTCAAAATGTTGGATGGCAATGGCCGAGCTGCGACCCTGGTGGGGCTAACCGCTTTAGCCGCAACCGGGGCGGTGGATGCATCTTCAGTGGCCGCGGTGCTGGGTAAGGTCGTCGAACCGATTCTTGGCGGTAGTGACGTGGTGGGCCAGCTCCGGTTGGGTGCAGCCGTTTCGGCATTGCTGGATTAA
- a CDS encoding sterol carrier family protein: MMTAKRRISAADGQAALAAWRGGAKERTTTATSVRFSLEELTARAPGNSVEVRVPPFGVTQCIEGPRHTRGTPPNVVETDAVTWLELAQGSLDWSTALASSRVQAYGLRADLSAVLPLWHGTQSSGDESILDK; the protein is encoded by the coding sequence ATAATGACCGCCAAACGTCGAATTTCTGCAGCCGACGGTCAGGCGGCACTGGCCGCCTGGCGCGGTGGCGCTAAGGAACGCACGACGACGGCGACCTCCGTGCGGTTCAGCCTCGAAGAGCTCACCGCCCGTGCACCAGGGAATTCGGTGGAAGTTCGAGTGCCGCCATTTGGGGTGACCCAGTGCATTGAAGGCCCTCGGCATACCCGAGGTACGCCGCCAAATGTGGTGGAAACCGACGCCGTTACCTGGCTTGAATTGGCGCAGGGCTCCCTTGATTGGTCCACGGCATTAGCCTCCTCTCGGGTGCAGGCTTACGGGCTCCGAGCCGATTTATCCGCAGTGCTGCCGCTTTGGCATGGCACACAGAGCAGTGGCGACGAAAGTATCCTGGATAAATGA
- the purF gene encoding amidophosphoribosyltransferase, with amino-acid sequence MARGDGKLSHDLLPGEKGPQDACGVFGVWAPGEEVAKLTYYGLYALQHRGQESAGIATSDGERINVYKDMGLVSQVFDETTLNTLKGHIAVGHCRYSTTGSSTWANAQPTLGATRTGTVALAHNGNLTNTAELFELVLDRHGRPKVGEMAQGNTSDTALVTTLLQGSGTDSLETTAMDLLPRINGAFCFVFMDEGTLYAARDPYGVRPLVLGRLERGWVVASESAALATVGASFIREIEPGEFIAIDQDGVRSQRFAETKAAGCVFEYVYLARPDATISGRSVYESRVEMGRQLARENHFDADIVIPVPESGTPAAVGYAEGSGIPFAHGFVKNAYVGRTFIQPSETLRQLGIRLKLNALESVIRGKRLVVVDDSIVRGNTQRAVVRMLREAGAAEVHVKISSPPVRWPCFYGIDFASRAELIANGAAIEEICKSIGADSLAYISEDGMIAATEQPRERLCTACFTGKYPIELPTADRLGKNLLERTTPQADGSHAGANGCDPGPGSELENLLHESDPRLEKHRKEKV; translated from the coding sequence GTGGCACGCGGCGATGGCAAACTTTCCCACGATCTTCTCCCCGGCGAAAAAGGCCCCCAAGATGCATGTGGCGTCTTTGGCGTCTGGGCCCCTGGTGAAGAGGTAGCGAAACTGACCTACTACGGTCTGTACGCACTTCAGCACCGAGGCCAAGAATCGGCAGGCATAGCGACCTCCGATGGCGAGCGGATCAACGTTTATAAAGACATGGGCTTAGTCTCCCAAGTCTTCGATGAAACGACCCTCAATACGCTCAAAGGGCATATCGCCGTCGGGCATTGTCGGTACTCAACCACCGGATCCTCGACTTGGGCAAATGCCCAGCCCACCCTTGGTGCCACCAGAACCGGGACTGTCGCGCTGGCGCACAACGGAAATCTGACCAATACCGCCGAGTTGTTCGAGTTGGTCTTGGACCGGCACGGCCGGCCCAAGGTTGGTGAAATGGCGCAGGGCAACACCTCGGATACTGCGCTGGTGACCACGCTGCTGCAAGGCAGCGGCACGGACAGCCTGGAAACCACCGCGATGGACCTGCTGCCTCGAATCAACGGCGCATTTTGCTTTGTCTTCATGGACGAGGGAACCCTCTACGCAGCCCGTGACCCATATGGGGTACGACCGCTAGTTCTTGGTCGACTGGAACGTGGTTGGGTCGTCGCCTCTGAATCTGCCGCTTTAGCTACGGTTGGCGCTAGCTTTATCCGAGAAATCGAGCCGGGCGAATTCATCGCGATTGATCAGGACGGCGTGCGAAGCCAACGCTTTGCCGAAACCAAAGCGGCCGGTTGCGTTTTCGAATACGTCTACCTTGCCCGCCCTGACGCCACAATTTCCGGTCGCTCAGTCTACGAATCCCGCGTGGAAATGGGCCGTCAGCTGGCCCGCGAAAACCATTTCGACGCTGACATTGTCATCCCGGTTCCGGAGTCTGGTACCCCGGCAGCGGTGGGCTACGCTGAGGGATCCGGCATTCCCTTCGCCCATGGATTCGTCAAGAATGCTTACGTTGGCCGCACCTTTATTCAACCGTCGGAGACATTGCGGCAGTTGGGTATTCGGCTCAAACTCAACGCCTTAGAGTCAGTCATCCGTGGCAAGCGCCTCGTTGTGGTGGACGATTCAATTGTCCGCGGCAATACGCAACGCGCCGTGGTTCGGATGCTCCGAGAGGCTGGCGCTGCCGAGGTTCACGTCAAGATCTCCTCACCACCGGTGCGTTGGCCATGTTTCTACGGCATTGATTTTGCCTCGCGAGCAGAATTGATTGCCAATGGCGCGGCAATCGAAGAAATCTGCAAGTCGATCGGTGCAGATTCATTGGCTTACATCTCTGAAGATGGCATGATCGCGGCCACCGAACAGCCCCGCGAACGGCTTTGCACGGCTTGCTTCACCGGTAAATACCCGATTGAGTTGCCTACCGCGGACCGTTTGGGCAAGAACTTACTCGAACGCACTACCCCGCAAGCTGATGGTTCCCACGCCGGAGCCAATGGATGCGACCCCGGCCCGGGTTCCGAGCTGGAAAATCTGCTGCACGAATCTGACCCTCGGTTGGAAAAGCATAGGAAAGAAAAGGTATGA